In Amphiura filiformis chromosome 2, Afil_fr2py, whole genome shotgun sequence, one DNA window encodes the following:
- the LOC140146800 gene encoding uncharacterized protein, translated as MKIRLLKPFTCIYCGINHYTLEKLKFHVKRHTIKYARARRIKQCMCYVQMNGRRKQDMCKHSRNTIATSASTEILTKTKEEPYQCEYCHKCFVRKCNLKCHIRIHTKEKPYRCKYCHKCFSLSTSLKRHIRTHTKEKPYQCEYCQKCFTRNEFLQLHISNYHTNDKSYQCEYCGKYFARHCDLKRHTRTHTKEKPYQCDYCQKSFAQNCTLKKHIRTHTKEKRYRCEYCQKCFADKTVLKIHIRTHTEEKPYACEYCGKCFAVKFSCDVHLRTHTDVKPYKCEYCQKCFLAKHHLTSHTRKHTKEKPFQCKHCQKYFGHKKTLKDHIRTHTKEKPYKCELCEKCFTQASNLRRHVKTHSIQAISK; from the coding sequence ATGAAAATTAGACTTTTGAAACCGTTTACTTGTATATATTGTGGAATCAACCATTATACCTTGGAGAAATTGAAATTTCATGTTAAGAGACATACGATCAAATATGCACGGGCTAGGAGAATCAAACAATGTATGTGTTATGTACAGATGAATGGGAGAAGGAAACAGGACATGTGTAAGCACTCGCGAAACACTATTGCAACTTCTGCCAGTACTGAAATCCTGACTAAGACCAAAGAggaaccatatcagtgtgaatattgtcataaATGCTTTGTGCGAAAATGTAATCTCAAATGTCATataagaattcacaccaaagagaaaccgtatcggTGCAAGTATTGTCACAAATGCTTTTCACTAAGTACATCACTTAAAagacatatcagaactcacaccaaagagaaaccctatcagtgtgaatattgtcagaaatgtttcacAAGAAATGAGTTCCTTCAGTTACACATTAGCAATTACCACACCAACGATAAAtcatatcagtgtgaatactgtgGGAAGTATTTTGCACGACATTGTGACTTAAAGAGGCACACaaggactcacaccaaagagaaaccctatcaatgtGATTATTGTCAGAAATCTTTTGCTCAAAATTGTACTCTAaaaaaacacatcagaactcataccaaagaaaaacggTATcggtgtgaatactgtcagaaatgctttgcggATAAAACAGTCCTGAAAattcacatcagaactcacactgaaGAGAAACCCTATGCATGTGAGTACTGTGGGAAATGCTTTGCTGTTAAATTTAGTTGTGACGTGCACTTGAGGACTCACACTGATGTGAAACCATataagtgtgaatattgtcagaaatgttttctaGCTAAGCATCACCTCACATCACACACTAGAaaacacacaaaagagaaaccttttcagtgCAAGCATTGTCAGAAATATTTCGGCCATAAAAAGACCCTTAAagaccacatcagaactcataccaaagagaaaccctataaaTGTGAACTATgtgagaaatgttttacacaagcTAGCAACCTTAGACGACATGTAAAAACTCATTcaatacaggctatatcaaaataa
- the LOC140146797 gene encoding uncharacterized protein — MNGNIEQYCDVQDRQHLRLSQGTTESSSQQNDTTKCEPDCNNFEICQTIEKPLPCKYCGKSYMKSFMTAHELTHTKDGTKETRRHQCQYCGKKFIFACTRISHERIHTEEKPYQCKYCNKSFSRADYKSSHEMNHTEEKPYQCRYCEKSFSTSSRKTVHERSHTKEKPYQCKYCEMSFLRAEVKTRHERFHTKEKPYQCKVCRKGFTCADKKSRHERFHAKEKQYSRTYCNKGVPKTGLSQTENERIHTKEKPYQCKVCGKHFTSVYKKSRHERTHAKRKPYLREHCNFSESLIKIHNEDKPYQVEPSANDAIYFQPYKCKYCRWFYSDVTCYENHMIRHKAKLHRYWYQCQPKPSFPVTGKKHSTTYNVNVNNEVKESNCNIVQFRHAQDHQHLILSQGNVITATTESSSKKNDETKSEQEKSSSDISHFIEKPFQCKYSEKSYMKGFMTAHKLTHTEETRQCQYCGKSFTCASRRKEHERIHTKEKPYQCKYCEKSFSNAGAMVIHERIHTKEKPYQCKYCAKSFSDCSSRTAHERIHMQGKPCKYCNLCFMRESEKTAHERIHTQCKYCNKSFSQADYKISHEMNHTEEKPYKCKDCEKCFSTAKYRNRHQRIHTKENPIKEKPYQCKYCNKRFASSLPRHERIHTKEKPYQCKVCGKHFARVDKKSIHERTHTKEKEEFRKNCNERFSEAVKIVNNKEKPHQVELSANYSRFFQPYNCKYCGQFYSDFTCYKKHMIRHKAKLHKYWYRCQPSFPVTEIKHITTFVNVDEFKCKYCTKILSCTGAFHFRLAPNSIQIAGKLYECKHCQSSSKTSSETKCDDTSHEISLAKVKPYQCKYCGKCFTQSGSKTAHERIHTKEKPYQCKYCAKSFREAGTKNSHERIHTKEKPYQCKYCAKRFTEAGTKNSHERIHTKEKPYHCKYCGKGFSRSSYRNGHEKMHTNRQAYQCKYCNMCFMREGAKTTHERIHTEENPYQCKYCNKSFSRADYKSSHEMNHTEEKPYQCRYCEKSFSQATARRVHVRIHTKEKPYQCKYCNKRFRHSGSLTKHERIHTKEKPYQCKVCGKHYAYVDKKSRHEKRHVTHPYSCKYCDRCFSDPDKKTYHEYWTHIFHAKKKTNPSTECTS; from the coding sequence ATGAatggaaatattgaacaatattgtGATGTGCAGGATCGTCAGCACTTGAGATTATCACAGGGAACTACTGAGAGTTCCTCACAGCAAAATGACACAACTAAATGTGAACCAGATtgtaacaattttgaaatttgtcaaaCCATAGAGAAACCATTACCGTGTAAATACTGTGGCAAGAGTTACATGAAAAGTTTTATGACAGCACATGAACTTACCCACACCAAAGACGGGACCAAAGAGACCAGACGCCACCAATGCCAATATTGTggaaaaaaattcatttttgcaTGTACAAGGATTtcgcatgaaaggattcacacagaagagaaaccatatcagtgtaaaTATTGTaacaagagtttctcacgggCAGATTACAAGAGTAGTCATGAAATGAATCATACGGAAGAGAAACCGTATCAATGtagatattgtgaaaagagtttctcaactTCAAGTCGCaaaactgtacatgaaaggagtcacaccaaagagaagccataccaatgtaaatattgtgaaatgaGTTTCTTACGGGCTGAAgtcaagactagacatgaaaggtttcacaccaaagagaaaccataccaatgtaaagtgTGCAGAAAGGGTTTTACATGTGCGGATAAGAAATCGAGACATGAAAGGTTTCATGCTAAAGAGAAACAATATTCACGCACATATTGCAACAAGGGTGTCCCCAAGACAGGTTTATCTCAGACGGAGAATGaaagaattcataccaaagagaaaccataccaatgtaaagtTTGTGGAAAGCATTTCACAAGTGTCTACAAGAAATCTAGACATGAAAGGACACATGCCAAAAGGAAACCATACTTACGTGAACATTGCAATTTCTCAGAGTCTCTAATTAAAATTCACAATGAAGATAAACCATATCAAGTAGAACCTTCAGCGAATGATGCCATATATTTCCAACCATACAAGTGTAAATACTGTCGATGGTTTTACAGTGATGTCACATGTTATGAGAATCATATGATAAGACATAAGGCTAAATTGCACAGGTACTGGTACCAGTGTCAACCCAAACCATCTTTTCCTGTGACAGGAAAGAAACATAGTACAACTTATAATGTGAATGTTAATAATGAGGTAAAGGAGAGCAACTGCAATATTGTACAGTTCCGTCATGCGCAGGATCATCAGCACTTGATATTATCACAGGGAAACGTTATCACTGCAACTACTGAGAGTTCTTCAAAGAAAAATGACGAGACTAAAAGTGAACAAGAAAAAAGTAGTTCTGATATCAGTCACTTCATAGAGAAACCATTTCAGTGTAAATACAGCGAAAAGAGTTACATGAAAGGTTTTATGACAGCACACAAACTTACTCACACGGAAGAGACCAGACAATGCCAATATTGTGGAAAGAGTTTCACATGCGCCAGCCGGAGAAaagaacatgaaaggattcataccaaagagaaaccatatcaatgtaaatattgtgaaaagagtttcagTAATGCAGGTGCTATGGTAATAcacgaaaggattcacaccaaagagaaaccataccagtgtaaatactgtgcaaaaagtTTCTCAGACTGCAGTTCGAGGActgcacatgaaaggattcacatgcAAGGAAAGCcatgtaaatattgcaacttGTGTTTCATGCGAGAAAGTGAAAAGACTgctcatgaaaggattcatactcaatgtaaatattgtaacaagagtttctcacaggcagATTACAAGATTAGTCATGAAATGAATCATACCGAAGAGAAACCGTATAAATGTAAagattgtgaaaaatgtttctcAACAGCCAAGTACAGGAATAGACAtcaaaggattcacaccaaagagaaccccatcaaagagaaaccgtatcagtgcaaatattgcaacaagagatTCGCAAGTAGTTTGCCTCGGCATGaaagaattcataccaaagaaaaaccataccaatgtaaagtTTGTGGGAAGCATTTCGCACGTGTGGATAAGAAATCTATCCATGAaagaacacacaccaaagagaaagAAGAGTTTCGTAAAAATTGCAATGAGCGTTTCTCAGAGGCTGTCAAAATAGTTAACAATAAAGAGAAGCCACATCAAGTAGAGCTTTCGGCGAATTATTCTAGATTTTTTCAGCCGTACAATTGTAAATACTGTGGACAGTTCTACAGTGATTTTACATGTTATAAAAAACATATGATAAGACATAAAGCAAAATTACACAAGTACTGGTACAGGTGTCAACCGTCATTTCCAGTGACTGAAATTaaacatattacaacttttgtgAATGTCGATGAGTTTAAATGCAAATATTGCACTAAGATTTTGTCGTGTACAGGAGCGTTTCATTTTCGGTTAGCACCCAATAGTATCCAAATCGCAGGGAAACTGTATGAATGCAAGCATTGCCAGAGTTCATCAAAGACAAGTTCTGAGACTAAATGTGATGATACAAGTCATGAAATTAGTCTTGCCAAAGTGAAACCTTATCAATGTAAATACTGTGGAAAGTGTTTCACACAATCAGGTAGTAAGActgcacatgaaaggattcacaccaaagagaaaccataccagtgtaaatactgtgcaaaaagtTTCAGAGAGGCAGGTACCAAGAAttcacatgaaaggattcacaccaaagagaaaccataccagtgTAAATACTGTGCAAAACGTTTCACAGAGGCAGGTACGAAGAAttcacatgaaaggattcacaccaaagagaaaccataccactGTAAATATTGTGGAAAGGGTTTTTCAAGATCAAGTTACAGGAATGGACATGAAAAGATGCACACTAATAGACAagcataccaatgtaaatattgcaacatgtGTTTCATGCGAGAAGGTGCCAAGACTactcatgaaaggattcatactgAAGAAAACCCATATCAGTGTAAATATTGTAACAAGAGTTTCTCACGAGCAGATTACAAGAGCAGTCATGAAATGAATCATACGGAAGAGAAACCGTATCAATGtagatattgtgaaaagagtttctcacaggccACTGCTAGGAGAGTGCATgtaaggattcacaccaaagaaaaaccatatcagtgcaaatattgcaacaagagatTCAGACATTCTGGTAGTTTGACTAAACATGaaagaattcataccaaagagaaaccataccaatgtaaagtTTGCGGGAAGCATTACGCATATGTGGATAAGAAATCTAGACATGAAAAGAGACACGTAACGCACCCATACTCATGCAAATATTGCGACAGGTGTTTCTCAGACCCAGATAAAAAGACTTATCATGAATATTGGACTCACATATTCCAtgccaaaaagaaaacaaatccaAGTACAGAATGTACCTCATAA